Proteins from a single region of Persephonella sp.:
- a CDS encoding FAD-dependent oxidoreductase: MAKVVVVGAGFAGHYAALILADALKGKGSHEITVISRVPKFTYIPSLVWVGVGQMAAEDVQFDLKPVYDKVGINFVHGAVTEVHPDDKYVVVEKPDGGTQQVSYDYIIMATGPYLNFEGTPGLGPDKGFTHSICTPPHATKAASAYLDLVSRMEKGEKVKIVIGTGHGAATCQGAAFEYISNVHNDLVDRGLRDRAEILWLSNEPALGDFGIDGLEMKYGGQIFTSEDMVQFLFEKYGIKWQIRSHVKQVDEKKIYTIDLDGNENEIEYDFAMLIPQFKAQPIKWIDKDGNDITEKMCNPAGFVKVDAVYGKPYAELDGPDWPRTYQNPTYKNVFAAGIAFAPPGPLSKPQQAPDGSPIAPAPPRTGYTAELSGKAAALNIVDMIEGREPSHTASMAETPGLCVASLKHHLLSGEAVTIAIYPVARNRAAYPEYGRDLDSCVAEIGLAGAWFKWFLHHAFLYKLQAKPGWKLIP; this comes from the coding sequence ATGGCGAAGGTAGTGGTCGTAGGGGCAGGATTTGCAGGACATTACGCTGCTTTGATCTTGGCAGATGCCCTGAAAGGAAAGGGCAGTCATGAAATCACAGTAATAAGCCGTGTTCCAAAATTCACTTACATTCCATCTCTTGTCTGGGTCGGTGTAGGTCAGATGGCAGCAGAAGATGTCCAGTTTGATCTTAAACCGGTTTACGACAAGGTGGGGATAAACTTTGTCCATGGAGCTGTTACAGAGGTTCACCCAGATGATAAGTACGTGGTAGTTGAAAAACCTGATGGGGGAACACAGCAGGTAAGTTATGATTACATTATCATGGCAACTGGTCCTTATCTTAATTTTGAAGGAACTCCGGGACTTGGTCCTGACAAAGGTTTTACCCATTCAATATGTACACCTCCCCATGCGACAAAAGCAGCTTCTGCTTACCTTGACCTCGTCAGCAGAATGGAGAAGGGAGAAAAAGTAAAGATTGTTATAGGAACAGGACATGGTGCTGCCACATGTCAGGGTGCCGCATTTGAGTATATCTCAAACGTTCACAACGATCTTGTTGATAGAGGATTAAGAGACAGAGCTGAGATACTCTGGCTTTCAAATGAACCTGCATTAGGTGATTTTGGGATTGATGGTCTTGAAATGAAATACGGAGGACAGATCTTTACTTCAGAAGATATGGTACAGTTTCTATTTGAGAAATACGGAATAAAGTGGCAGATAAGATCCCATGTAAAACAGGTTGATGAGAAAAAGATTTACACAATAGACCTTGACGGAAATGAGAACGAGATAGAGTACGACTTTGCTATGCTTATACCCCAGTTTAAAGCTCAACCTATAAAATGGATAGATAAAGACGGAAATGACATAACAGAAAAGATGTGTAATCCTGCAGGATTTGTGAAAGTTGATGCGGTTTACGGCAAACCTTATGCTGAGCTTGACGGTCCAGACTGGCCCAGAACATACCAGAACCCAACATACAAAAATGTGTTTGCAGCAGGTATAGCTTTTGCACCTCCAGGACCTCTATCAAAACCACAGCAAGCCCCAGATGGTTCTCCAATAGCACCGGCACCTCCAAGAACAGGTTATACAGCCGAGCTTTCAGGAAAAGCAGCTGCACTGAACATTGTTGATATGATTGAAGGTAGAGAGCCTTCTCACACAGCCTCAATGGCAGAAACACCGGGGCTCTGTGTTGCATCGCTAAAACATCATCTGCTTTCTGGTGAAGCTGTAACAATAGCTATATATCCTGTTGCAAGAAACAGGGCAGCTTATCCTGAATATGGAAGGGATCTGGATAGCTGTGTTGCCGAGATAGGTCTTGCAGGTGCATGGTTCAAATGGTTTTTACATCACGCATTCCTCTATAAACTCCAGGCGAAACCTGGCTGGAAACTTATTCCTTAA
- a CDS encoding ATP-dependent Clp protease adaptor ClpS, whose amino-acid sequence MGIGFEVQEEKKVEIGIPAKVIVYNDDWHTFEEVIYQLIKALKCDLSTAEALTWEIHTKGKAVVFEGDLEEALYVQNVLEEIDLSVEVVI is encoded by the coding sequence ATGGGCATAGGTTTTGAGGTTCAAGAGGAAAAAAAGGTAGAGATCGGTATTCCTGCTAAAGTAATAGTTTATAACGATGACTGGCATACTTTTGAAGAAGTTATATACCAGCTTATCAAGGCGTTAAAATGTGATCTTTCCACTGCAGAAGCTTTAACCTGGGAGATACACACAAAAGGAAAGGCTGTTGTTTTTGAGGGGGACCTTGAAGAGGCTCTATATGTCCAGAATGTTCTGGAAGAAATAGATCTATCTGTTGAGGTTGTTATTTAA
- the nadD gene encoding nicotinate-nucleotide adenylyltransferase, giving the protein MMMVGIYGGSFDPVHIGHLRIAEDVREYYNLPKIIFIPAYHSPLKPESRASAEDRLQMIKISVKNNPFFSIDDIEIKRKGKSFTIDTVKVYREKGLLPVFIVGTDAFLTLHRWKNSEELSRLTSFIVLGRGKDSYDDVKNYLKENFPYMDLRIDNSISKNEGAVYYFDRRRIDVSSTEIRERVKTNRSIKYLVLPEVEEYIFNKKLYRG; this is encoded by the coding sequence ATGATGATGGTTGGAATTTACGGCGGAAGTTTTGATCCTGTTCATATAGGGCATTTAAGAATTGCAGAAGATGTCAGGGAGTATTACAACCTTCCAAAAATAATCTTTATTCCTGCTTATCACTCCCCGCTGAAACCTGAAAGCAGAGCATCTGCTGAGGACAGATTACAGATGATTAAAATATCAGTAAAAAACAATCCATTTTTCAGCATAGATGATATAGAGATAAAAAGAAAAGGAAAGTCCTTTACCATAGATACGGTGAAAGTTTACAGGGAAAAAGGACTACTACCTGTTTTCATTGTGGGAACAGATGCTTTCTTAACCCTCCATAGATGGAAAAACTCTGAGGAACTTTCAAGGTTAACCTCTTTTATAGTTTTAGGCAGAGGAAAGGACAGTTATGATGATGTAAAGAATTACCTGAAAGAGAATTTTCCCTATATGGATTTAAGGATTGATAACAGTATTTCAAAAAACGAGGGTGCTGTTTACTACTTTGATAGAAGAAGGATAGATGTATCTTCAACAGAGATAAGGGAAAGGGTAAAAACAAACAGATCAATAAAATACCTTGTGCTTCCTGAAGTTGAAGAATATATTTTTAATAAAAAACTATACAGGGGCTAA
- a CDS encoding Do family serine endopeptidase has protein sequence MKRFVYMFLPLLFVLNLSYGTSLMQQLEEERIKLVEKVSPGVATIFTIKEVKVVNPFAGNPFGDFFGVPNVPEFKERQEGLGSGFIVKVDHEKKLVYLLTNNHVVENAQNIKVQFKNDVVIDAKIIGTDKMSDVAVIAVPFKEGIEKYAEEHKLQLGDSDRLKPGTTVIAIGSPLGLTGTVTMGIVSALDREMPGHPGEGFIQTDAAINPGNSGGPLINLRGEVIGINTAIIMGAQGLGFAVPINQAKWVMDQILKYGKVKRSKIGVVIQPLTPELAKHFGVKKGVLVAQVVKGGPAEKAGIKSGDIIIAVNDKPVSKISQLQKYVMRNPPGTKIKITVIRDGKKKDIYVKTGSWDGEEVTSANMQEMEAKYGIIVKDITPDLVERYRIPKVPYGVFVLGVKYGSVAEEAGVRTGDVILTINRKPVRSAQDFWKEIKKAEKEGRDSVLLFIQRGGSKIFTVMPILKK, from the coding sequence ATGAAAAGGTTTGTTTATATGTTCCTTCCTTTACTTTTTGTTCTTAATCTATCTTACGGAACATCTCTGATGCAGCAGCTTGAGGAAGAAAGGATAAAACTTGTTGAAAAGGTCTCTCCGGGAGTTGCAACTATCTTCACAATCAAAGAGGTAAAAGTTGTCAACCCCTTTGCAGGAAATCCTTTTGGAGACTTTTTTGGAGTGCCGAATGTGCCTGAATTCAAAGAAAGACAGGAAGGACTTGGTTCAGGATTTATTGTAAAAGTGGATCATGAGAAAAAACTTGTTTATCTGCTTACTAATAATCATGTTGTTGAAAATGCCCAGAACATAAAGGTTCAGTTTAAAAATGATGTTGTGATTGACGCCAAGATAATAGGAACAGATAAAATGAGTGATGTTGCTGTTATCGCTGTTCCCTTTAAAGAGGGAATAGAAAAATACGCTGAGGAGCACAAACTCCAGTTAGGGGATTCAGACAGGTTAAAGCCGGGAACAACAGTCATTGCAATCGGTAGCCCTCTTGGTTTGACAGGAACTGTCACAATGGGCATCGTTTCTGCCCTTGACAGGGAAATGCCCGGACACCCTGGAGAGGGCTTTATACAGACAGATGCTGCAATAAATCCGGGAAACTCAGGTGGACCCCTGATAAACCTTAGAGGTGAAGTTATTGGGATAAATACGGCGATTATAATGGGGGCTCAGGGTCTTGGCTTCGCAGTCCCTATTAATCAGGCAAAATGGGTTATGGATCAGATACTGAAATACGGCAAAGTCAAAAGAAGCAAAATAGGTGTTGTTATACAGCCTCTTACCCCTGAGCTTGCAAAACATTTTGGCGTTAAAAAAGGTGTTCTCGTTGCACAGGTTGTTAAAGGAGGACCAGCAGAAAAAGCAGGTATTAAATCTGGGGATATAATAATCGCCGTAAACGATAAACCTGTTTCAAAAATCTCCCAGCTTCAAAAATATGTAATGAGAAATCCTCCAGGAACAAAGATTAAAATCACCGTAATAAGAGACGGGAAGAAAAAAGATATATATGTCAAAACAGGTTCATGGGACGGTGAGGAAGTTACTTCAGCAAACATGCAGGAAATGGAAGCAAAATACGGTATTATTGTAAAAGATATAACCCCTGATCTTGTTGAAAGGTACAGAATTCCTAAAGTTCCTTACGGAGTTTTTGTCTTAGGTGTAAAATATGGATCTGTTGCTGAAGAGGCAGGAGTAAGAACAGGAGATGTAATTCTCACAATTAACAGAAAGCCTGTAAGATCAGCACAGGATTTCTGGAAAGAAATTAAAAAAGCTGAGAAAGAAGGTAGAGATTCTGTCCTGCTGTTTATACAAAGAGGCGGTTCTAAAATATTCACAGTTATGCCAATACTGAAAAAATAA